The following are encoded together in the Theileria orientalis strain Shintoku DNA, chromosome 1, complete genome genome:
- a CDS encoding uncharacterized protein (HECT domain containing protein), translating into MDQFNDSTLSYDYSNPPLNMNKGSNAEKWLSILSLLKNGSHSEQVMALTELSNLLSYSNEEYLLGFPSLVYIRVLFHILENPSVKYSKLFEKNREKSAESQNMSMKFHLPYFQLLSSVYKDEKFLLDNFSKDNFFGAAETEMAAEAKTSEYEEGMDLDEEEEMEADSQVYTNKMILAASCLHTILDIIPYTSRYFAMNGNLTTLCSKLNNLEYIDLAERILLIFEKLSHEIPLSLLKKGVMYHMLQYIDFFPIDIQISTLSCVLNLVKLVDRKDCFEEQVLPIVNQLCSFLQSDNKKMSEVIVAIWRESLSILTVVGDDRLVQKLVAVLTENGFLEKILRLILSPNVGRTLVLEHMGMLSSLLKLSTEMVEQFFKYDQLGNIKLLCYNHKESLQHVFINLANNILSNRREGKRGNKEEKESENAGEELSGYVEEVELLEMDGNEEKGTMYKGNGNREEFFCENVEYFASVFDLTPVSELCDTFYLLRSDRHKASVIGLINNILRIANRIEKYRQLLQNTLSVSKTTEFVSTCFLQVDLKVEDALGSLLGILEELINIFGRDVVVTFHRYGINHYLTQAESEEPSQHHGRSSCTTHREDSDLLYEIRNNIEVWTPYELVKNVPLHRINFVRDEHTLKNFVTALVSHSYTTTNMEVLWRAFLKILQHTNMYSLTKKQRTQKAITANQGKEAGARPDGTPEAREGCGGSDLEALLLSSVTKKAAVDTSLTRESSVQLLGTKDRKARTAFEGMLRKYVDSVSAHPFNLIHTQLKLRLRPYHTVVATQPGSSISATISKEKEESTNPKDEEKVEAKVAEEGEKLLPICVYVPCLVRVSKVEHYIKRYIEKKRNVKVSEVYLYLNEVCLGSNAQLYESMCRFGGLPPKKRRNIVNHTHVLKYKYTLSTEINTETAQQEKMSNSRAEKENHDPNVVETEEGEQGLKVYTLYKGGKYNFRSLVSDFKRYCESGGLRRYKERSGKSRKMTQETIKDDSTIDNSSRVYEEYTSTSTNGEGSAKSLEMDQDVSTGMEYLDTRKLMEKYNVSNEMEDEYMSERTSYLSSMCNQATEGSVEMQMDRLEESRYESIELSNPILYSKMQSFMGELDERSRTVEQIMRVVKYDQERISFILGEKSKFEDVLLEAAFPRLPNVLSEDKKILLRVMSILANLTEGMGVGASFLGGDVPSGGHEEASEGRKPGAAEGAPGLAVSTSLSLKVLAACSNLAVSLCFGCEFWVAFVLTCKQIFSLRARTTLFKLNTLGLNRNLCEFYARVRNVSNDVITDAFDEYLFEYVANSNMALLDEEVKLHKAKLALSRGDLLEEAMRSFETLQNNPKLEIEYKNEAGIGSGPTLEFFTLIAEKFADHEDPRLLECNGGYHFPAPHSLEWTSAEKLMRRLLSGGKEGDPGVVEALDAAEEFAARLFRLFAFLGKVCAYSLLDDKLFGLFFNPLFWDMVKHPSKPRALTLDALRAVDAGLAASLEQVLVHPNPSELHLTHEFQGYELFEGGAYVYVDRDNVEDYVQSIVEFKLSAGVNFQIWAFRYGFSTMLPLYSLWFFKDRELSEEIFGTVKSQEEFWTVEHLKSYIIPDHGYDQNSRTYNNLITILHEFDDHNRRLFLKFTTGAPILPREGFKSLV; encoded by the exons ATGGACCAATTTAACGATTCTACACTCAGTTACGATTACAGTAATCCTCCGTTAAATATGAACAAGGGTTCAAACGCCGAAAAATGGTTATCCATACTCTCACtgttaaaaaatggatCACATTCAGAACAG GTAATGGCCCTCACGGAGTTGTCAAATCTGCTGAGCTACTCGAACGAGGAATATCTGCTAGGATTTCCATCTTTAGTATACATAAGAGTACTGTTCCACATATTGGAAAATccaagtgtaaaatattcgaaactttttgaaaaaaatagagaAAAAAGCGCCGAATCGCAAAACATGAGTATGAAGTTCCACTTGCCATACTTTCAACTACTCTCATCAGTATACAAGGACGAAAAGTTTCTTCTAGATAACTTCTCGAAAGACAACTTTTTCGGAGCAGCGGAAACGGAAATGGCAGCAGAAGCGAAGACGTCGGAGTACGAAGAAGGAatggacctggacgaggaggaggaaatgGAAGCAGATAGCCAAGTATACACGAATAAAATGATACTGGCGGCGTCGTGCCTGCACACAATACTGGATATAATACCGTATACGTCGAGGTACTTCGCAATGAACGGGAACCTGACGACGCTGTGCTCGAAGCTCAACAACCTGGAGTACATAGACCTTGCGGAGAGAATACTGCTGATATTCGAAAAGCTTTCGCACGAAATACCGCTGAGTCTGCTGAAAAAGGGAGTGATGTACCACATGCTGCAGTACATAGACTTCTTCCCAATAGATATACAAATCTCGACGCTCTCGTGCGTGTTGAACCTGGtgaagctggtggacaGAAAGGATTGCTTCGAAGAACAGGTGCTGCCAATAGTGAATCAGCTGTGCTCATTTCTGCAGAGCGACAACAAGAAGATGTCGGAGGTGATAGTAGCAATATGGAGAGAGTCGCTGTCGATTCTGACAGTAGTGGGCGACGATCGTCTGGTGCAGAAGCTGGTGGCAGTGCTGACGGAAAACGGGTTCCTGGAGAAGATACTGAGGCTGATACTATCGCCGAACGTGGGAAGGACACTGGTGCTGGAGCACATGGGAATGCTGTCGAGTCTGTTGAAGCTGTCAACGGAGATGGTGGAACAGTTCTTCAAGTACGACCAGCTGGGTAACATAAAGCTGCTGTGCTACAACCACAAGGAGTCGCTGCAGCACGTATTCATAAACCTGGCGAACAACATCCTGAGTAACAGAAGAGAAGGTAAAAGGGGAAACaaagaggagaaggagtCGGAGAACGCAGGAGAAGAGTTGAGCGGCTACGTCGAGGAGGTTGAGCTTTTGGAGATGGACGGGAACGAGGAAAAGGGAACAATGTACAAGGGAAACGGGAATAGAGAGGAGTTCTTTTGCGAAAACGTGGAGTACTTCGCATCGGTCTTCGATCTCACGCCAGTGAGTGAGTTGTGCGACACGTTTTACCTGCTGAGGAGCGACAGACACAAAGCGTCAGTGATAGGGCTTATCAACAACATCCTGAGAATAGCGAACAGAATAGAAAAGTACCGCCAGCTGCTGCAGAACACGCTGTCAGTGAGTAAGACGACGGAGTTCGTGTCGACGTGCTTCCTGCAAGTGGACCTGAAGGTGGAGGACGCATTGGGAAGCCTGCTGGGAATactggaggagctgatcAACATCTTCGGGCGCGACGTGGTGGTAACCTTCCACAGATACGGGATTAACCACTACCTGACGCAGGCGGAGTCGGAGGAGCCATCGCAGCACCACGGAAGA AGCAGCTGCACGACGCACAGAGAGGACTCGGACCTGCTCTACGAAATAAGAAATAACATAGAGGTGTGGACGCCGTACGAGCTGGTGAAAAACGTACCGCTGCACAGAATTAACTTCGTGAGAGACGAGCACACGCTGAAAAACTTTGTCACGGCGCTGGTGAGCCACTCGTACACGACGACGAACATGGAGGTGCTGTGGAGAGCATTCCTGAAGATACTGCAACACACGAACATGTACAGCCTCACGAAGAAGCAGAGGACACAAAAGGCAATTACAGCGAACCAGGGGAAAGAGGCAGGGGCCAGGCCTGACGGGACTCCAGAGGCGAGAGAGGGATGCGGAGGATCGGATCTGGAGGCGCTGCTCCTCTCAAGCGTAACGAAGAAGGCAGCAGTGGACACGTCGCTGACGAGAGAGAGCTCAGTGCAGCTGCTGGGAACGAAGGACAGGAAGGCGAGGACGGCCTTCGAAGGGATGCTGAGGAAGTACGTGGACTCGGTCTCAGCGCACCCCTTCAACCTGATACACACGCAGCTGAAACTGCGCCTGAGACCGTACCATACAGTTGTCGCGACACAGCCCGGTTCGAGTATTAGTGCCACCATAAGTA aagagaaggaggaaagcACGAATCCCAAAGATGAAGAGAAGGTAGAAGCGAAGGTTGCTGAGGAGGGAGAAAAGCTGTTGCCAATATGCGTGTATGTGCCGTGCCTAGTGAGAGTGTCGAAGGTGGAGCACTACATAAAGCGCTACATAGAAAAGAAGAGGAACGTTAAGGTGTCGGAAGTGTACCTGTACCTGAACGAAGTGTGTCTGGGCTCAAACGCACAGTTGTACGAGTCAATGTGCAGATTCGGAGGCCTGCCGCCgaagaagagaagaaaCATAGTCAATCACACACACGTgcttaaatacaaatacacactaaGCACGGAGATAAACACAGAAACCGCCCAG CAGGAAAAAATGAGTAACAGTAGAGCGGAGAAGGAGAATCACGACCCGAATGTAGTGGAAACGGAGGAGGGAGAACAGGGATTGAAGGTATACACGTTGTACAAGGGAGGAAAGTATAACTTCAGATCACTCGTGTCAGATTTTAAGAGATACTGTGAGTCAGGAGGATTAAGAAGATACAAGGAAAGGAGCGGAAAGAGCAGGAAGATGACACAAGAAACGATAAAAGATGACAGCACAATAGACAACAGTAGCAGAGTGTACGAAGAATACACGTCTACCAGCACAAACGGAGAAGGGTCAGCGAAAAGTCTGGAAATGGACCAAGATGTGAGTACAGGAATGGAATACCTGGACACGAGGAAGCTCATGGAAAAGTACAACGTCAGCAATGAAATGGAGGACGAGTACATGAGTGAAAGGACGAGTTATCTGAGCAGTATGTGTAACCAGGCAACGGAAGGGAGCGTAGAG ATGCAAATGGACCGCCTGGAGGAAAGCAGATACGAAAGCATTGAGCTGAGTAACCCAATACTGTACTCAAAAATGCAAAGCTTCATGGGAGAGCTGGATGAAAGAAGCAGAACGGTGGAGCAGATCATGAGAGTAGTAAAGTACGACCAGGAGAGAATAAGCTTCATCCTGGGAGAAAAGAGCAAATTCGAAGACGTGCTGCTGGAGGCGGCATTCCCACGCCTCCCGAACGTGCTGTCGGAAGATAAGAAGATACTGCTGAGAGTGATGTCGATACTGGCGAATCTGACGGAGGGCATGGGGGTAGGAGCGAGTTTCCTAGGCGGAGACGTCCCCTCGGGAGGCCACGAGGAGGCATCGGAGGGCAGAAAGCCGGGAGCGGCGGAAGGAGCACCAGGGCTGGCGGTGAGCACGTCGCTCTCGCTGAAGGTGCTGGCAGCCTGCAGCAACCTGGCGGTGAGCCTGTGCTTCGGCTGCGAGTTCTGGGTGGCCTTCGTGCTGACGTGCAAGCAGATATTCTCGCTGAGAGCACGCACGACGCTCTTTAAGCTCAACACGCTCGGGCTCAACAGGAACCTGTGCGAGTTCTACGCGCGCGTGAGGAACGTGAGCAACGACGTGATAACCGACGCATTCGACGAGTACCTCTTCGAGTACGTCGCAAACAGCAACATGGCGctgctggacgaggaggtgaaGCTGCACAAGGCGAAGCTGGCGCTGAGCAGAGGcgacctgctggaggagGCGATGCGCAGCTTCGAAACGCTGCAGAACAACCCGAAGCTGGAAATCGAGTACAAAAACGAGGCGGGCATAGGCTCGGGGCCGACGCTGGAGTTCTTCACGCTGATCGCAGAGAAGTTCGCAGACCACGAGGACCCGAGGCTGCTGGAGTGCAACGGAGGCTACCACTTCCCAGCGCCGCACAGCCTGGAGTGGACGAGCGCTGAGAAGCTGATGCGCAGGCTGCTCAGCGGAGGCAAGGAGGGCGACCCGGGCGTAGTTGAGGCGCTCGACGCCGCCGAGGAGTTCGCAGCGAGGCTGTTCAGGCTCTTCGCGTTCCTGGGGAAGGTCTGCGCCTACTCGCTGCTCGACGACAAGCTCTTCGGGCTCTTCTTCAACCCGCTCTTCTGGGACATGGTCAAGCACCCGAGTAAGCCGCGCGCGCTGACGCTCGACGCGCTGCGGGCGGTGGACGCGGGGCTGGCGGCGTCCCTTGAGCAGGTGCTCGTGCACCCCAACCCATCTGAGCTGCACCTGACCCACGAGTTTCAAG GATATGAGCTATTTGAGGGAGGGGCGTACGTCTACGTTGACAGAGACAACGTGGAAGACTACGTGCAGTCAATAGTGGAGTTCAAGCTGTCAGCCGGAGTTAATTTCCAG aTCTGGGCGTTCAGATACGGATTCAGCACAATGCTGCCACTGTATAGCCTCTGGTTCTTCAAAGACAGGGAGTTGAGCGAGGAGATATTCGGAACCGTTAAGAGCCAGGAGGAGTTCTGGACAGTGGAGCACCTGAAGAGCTACATCATCCCGGACCACGGCTACGACCAGAACAGCAGGACGTACAACAACCTGATAACGATACTGCACGAGTTCGACGACCACAACCGAAGACTCTTCCTCAAGTTCACAACAGGAGCGCCGATCCTGCCAAGGGAAGGATTCAAGTCACTAGTGTAA